A single window of Achromobacter xylosoxidans DNA harbors:
- a CDS encoding LysR family transcriptional regulator → MELRHLRYFVATAEAQHFTRAAEQLGMAQPPLSQQIRQLEEEVGTPLFDRRGRGVSLNDAGRAFLACAQDILQRAHDAVQTAQRAARGEVGELSLGFTESASFHPVVTELIRLYRQQYPDVEMTLSQDDSETLVARLRDGLIDAAFVRPPFAMDGGLRFTQLTEEALMVALPLGHALARRKRLAPADLAQERFIQYSRKSGYGLSADIMAACRRHGVNPLPGQRAPQLSSAVNLVAAGMGVAVVPASLRHLRPDGVVYRPFALDWPRAVLGLVVRDDAPGGRVANLLALARA, encoded by the coding sequence ATGGAACTGCGCCACCTGCGCTATTTCGTCGCCACGGCCGAGGCCCAGCACTTCACCCGCGCGGCCGAGCAGCTTGGCATGGCGCAGCCGCCGCTGTCGCAGCAGATCCGGCAACTGGAAGAGGAAGTCGGCACGCCGTTGTTCGACCGGCGCGGGCGCGGCGTCAGCCTGAACGACGCCGGCCGCGCCTTCCTGGCGTGCGCGCAGGACATCCTGCAACGCGCGCACGACGCGGTGCAGACAGCGCAGCGCGCCGCGCGCGGCGAAGTCGGCGAGCTGTCGCTGGGGTTCACCGAATCGGCCTCGTTCCATCCGGTCGTGACCGAATTGATCCGCCTGTACCGGCAGCAATATCCCGACGTGGAAATGACCTTGTCGCAGGACGACAGCGAAACGCTGGTGGCGCGGCTGCGCGACGGCTTGATCGACGCGGCGTTCGTGCGGCCGCCATTCGCGATGGATGGCGGGTTGCGCTTCACGCAACTGACGGAGGAAGCGTTGATGGTGGCGCTGCCGCTGGGCCACGCGCTGGCGCGGCGCAAGCGCCTGGCGCCGGCCGACCTGGCGCAGGAACGCTTCATCCAGTATTCGCGCAAGTCCGGCTATGGCCTGAGCGCCGACATCATGGCGGCGTGCCGCCGCCACGGGGTGAACCCGCTGCCGGGCCAACGCGCGCCGCAACTGTCATCGGCGGTGAACCTGGTGGCGGCCGGCATGGGGGTGGCGGTCGTGCCGGCCTCGCTGCGCCACCTGCGGCCGGACGGGGTGGTCTATCGCCCCTTCGCGCTGGACTGGCCGCGCGCGGTGCTGGGGCTGGTGGTGCGCGACGACGCGCCCGGCGGGCGCGTGGCCAATCTGCTGGCGTTGGCGCGGGCATAG
- a CDS encoding MFS transporter → MSVAVSPSDRSRASRNLWLMVLAGGVVMGLALGVRHVQGLFLLPVTMERGWSRETFAMAMAVQNLTWGVVQPFTGMIADRHGSAKVILGGLACYALGLAGMAHAGTVTAFMLSAGVCIGIALSGTAFAVIYGALSRLVPPERRGWALGVAGAVGGLGQFTMVPAAQWLIGSRGWVDALLIFAVVLAVVVPLAWPLKETARQAPGGGAAPDEQPLGAAIRQAFAQPGFWLLNLGFLACGFQLAFIGTHLPAYLMDKGMRAADAVAALAIIALANVAGTYVCGILGAHHRRKYLLAGIYLLRTAAMALFFLLPLSAGSVYVFAAVMGFVWLGTVPLTNGLIAQVFGVRYITTLFGFVFFGHQVGSFLGVWLGGLVYEATHSYDLIWVGAMALGVLSAALHWPIDDRQLPRVGAAVAAG, encoded by the coding sequence ATGTCCGTCGCCGTTTCGCCGTCCGATCGTTCCCGCGCGTCGCGCAATCTGTGGCTCATGGTATTGGCCGGCGGCGTCGTCATGGGGCTGGCGCTGGGCGTGCGGCACGTGCAGGGCCTGTTCCTGCTGCCGGTCACCATGGAGCGAGGCTGGTCGCGCGAGACCTTCGCCATGGCCATGGCGGTGCAGAACCTGACGTGGGGCGTGGTGCAGCCGTTCACCGGCATGATCGCCGACCGCCATGGCTCGGCCAAGGTGATCCTGGGAGGACTCGCATGCTATGCCCTGGGGCTTGCCGGGATGGCGCATGCCGGCACGGTCACCGCCTTCATGCTGAGCGCCGGCGTCTGTATCGGCATCGCTTTGTCGGGTACGGCATTCGCGGTGATCTACGGCGCCCTCAGCCGCCTGGTGCCGCCCGAGCGCCGCGGCTGGGCGCTGGGCGTGGCGGGCGCGGTCGGCGGACTGGGGCAGTTCACCATGGTGCCCGCGGCGCAGTGGTTGATCGGCAGCCGCGGGTGGGTCGATGCGCTGCTGATCTTCGCGGTGGTGCTGGCCGTGGTCGTGCCACTGGCATGGCCGCTGAAGGAAACGGCGCGCCAGGCCCCGGGCGGCGGCGCGGCGCCGGATGAGCAGCCGCTGGGCGCCGCGATCCGGCAGGCGTTTGCCCAACCGGGCTTCTGGCTGCTGAACCTGGGCTTCCTGGCCTGTGGCTTCCAGCTGGCGTTCATCGGCACGCACCTGCCGGCGTACCTGATGGACAAAGGCATGCGGGCGGCGGATGCCGTCGCCGCGCTGGCCATCATCGCGCTCGCCAATGTCGCCGGCACCTACGTCTGCGGCATCCTGGGCGCGCATCACCGTCGCAAATACCTGCTGGCGGGCATCTATCTGCTGCGCACCGCCGCCATGGCGCTGTTCTTCCTGTTGCCGTTGTCGGCTGGCTCGGTCTACGTGTTCGCGGCTGTCATGGGCTTCGTCTGGCTGGGCACCGTGCCGCTCACCAACGGGCTGATCGCGCAGGTCTTCGGCGTGCGCTACATCACGACGCTGTTCGGCTTCGTCTTCTTCGGCCACCAGGTGGGGTCGTTTCTCGGCGTCTGGCTGGGCGGGCTGGTGTACGAGGCCACCCATTCCTATGACCTGATCTGGGTAGGGGCGATGGCGCTGGGCGTCCTGTCGGCGGCGCTGCATTGGCCCATCGATGATCGCCAGTTGCCGCGCGTCGGGGCCGCCGTGGCGGCCGGCTGA
- a CDS encoding oxaloacetate decarboxylase: MATTLTPGARLRQHLAQDIVVAPGAYDGMSARLVAAAGFNAVYASGGAIARAAGFPDIGLLSFTEVMDRVEKIVDASGLPVVADADTGFGGSANVERTVRVMERAGVAAFHIEDQSFPKRCGHLDDKSLVDAEEMCRKVHIARQTLADADTLVIARTDAIAVEGFDAAIARAERYVKAGADMVFVEAPETLEQIRAIADRLPGLKLINMFYGGKTPLVPLPDLAAMGYRLAIIPSDLQRAAIHAMQATLAAIRASGDSSALADRLTSFKEREEIVQTRRYLALDTQ; this comes from the coding sequence ATGGCTACGACCCTTACTCCCGGCGCGCGTTTGCGCCAGCATCTCGCCCAGGACATCGTGGTGGCGCCTGGCGCCTACGACGGCATGTCGGCCCGCCTGGTGGCGGCCGCCGGCTTCAATGCGGTGTACGCCAGCGGCGGCGCCATCGCCCGCGCGGCCGGCTTTCCCGACATCGGGCTGCTGAGTTTCACCGAGGTCATGGACCGGGTCGAGAAGATCGTCGACGCCAGCGGCCTGCCGGTGGTGGCCGACGCCGACACCGGCTTCGGCGGGTCGGCCAACGTCGAGCGCACCGTGCGCGTCATGGAACGCGCCGGCGTCGCCGCCTTCCATATCGAGGACCAGTCGTTTCCCAAGCGTTGCGGCCACCTGGATGACAAGAGCCTGGTGGACGCAGAGGAAATGTGCCGCAAGGTGCACATCGCGCGCCAGACGCTGGCGGATGCCGACACGCTGGTGATCGCCCGCACCGACGCCATCGCGGTGGAAGGCTTCGATGCCGCCATCGCGCGCGCCGAACGCTATGTGAAGGCGGGCGCCGACATGGTGTTCGTCGAGGCGCCGGAAACGCTGGAGCAGATCCGCGCCATCGCGGACCGGCTGCCGGGCCTGAAGCTGATCAACATGTTCTATGGCGGCAAGACGCCCCTGGTGCCGCTGCCCGACCTGGCGGCGATGGGATATCGCCTGGCCATCATCCCTTCGGACCTGCAGCGCGCGGCGATCCACGCCATGCAGGCCACCCTGGCGGCGATCCGCGCAAGCGGCGACAGCAGCGCGCTGGCCGATCGGTTGACCAGTTTCAAGGAGCGCGAGGAAATCGTGCAGACGCGCCGCTACCTGGCCCTCGACACGCAATAG
- a CDS encoding sensor histidine kinase, protein MTAPAAFSPSPPPGLSSPAASPAPVADAVATELATLLYKQSYGVLFANFAVALPVVYVMRNAAPDWLLASWIAVVYALTLARVLVCHRFLRRGPGPLRPWIRGFCLLSWTSGLLWGLAGVVAVLSGQDMMLAFGCVMLAGMCSGAVPSLSAYPPAYAGSALGMVAPFILACVAAADGLHLVYAAFGVCLLLVNLYFSAVTYRSLKTTVALRFENTALVRSLELERDRVAAADRAKTRFLAAAGHDLRQPVHALGMFTDILVSRAESGNVTAQDALHVARRQQTVLDSLNRLLDGLLDVSRMDAHLLRIEGRAVDLDQLFDDIRLDFESLARARGLRLSVAPTSLALDTDPALLRRILDNLLTNALSYTPKGGVLLSARRRRGGVLIQVWDTGVGIAPELQEAVFTEFTRGAGAPASPPAGQGLGLGLAIVRRLAGLLHGEITLRSMPGKGSVFSLWLPAGIPPAHAAGEN, encoded by the coding sequence ATGACCGCCCCAGCCGCGTTCTCCCCATCCCCTCCTCCGGGGCTCTCCTCGCCTGCCGCCTCGCCCGCGCCGGTTGCCGATGCCGTCGCGACCGAACTGGCCACGCTGCTGTACAAGCAATCGTATGGCGTGCTGTTCGCCAATTTCGCCGTGGCGCTGCCTGTCGTCTACGTCATGCGCAACGCCGCCCCGGATTGGCTGCTGGCGTCGTGGATCGCCGTCGTGTACGCGCTGACCCTGGCGCGGGTCCTGGTCTGCCATCGTTTCCTGCGGCGCGGGCCCGGTCCGCTGCGGCCATGGATCCGGGGTTTCTGCCTGCTTTCCTGGACGTCGGGCCTGTTATGGGGCCTGGCGGGGGTGGTCGCCGTGCTGTCGGGGCAGGACATGATGCTGGCCTTCGGCTGTGTGATGCTGGCCGGCATGTGCAGCGGCGCGGTGCCGTCCTTGTCGGCCTATCCGCCCGCCTACGCCGGCTCGGCATTGGGCATGGTGGCGCCCTTCATCCTGGCCTGCGTGGCGGCGGCCGATGGCCTGCACCTGGTGTATGCCGCCTTCGGCGTCTGCCTGTTGCTGGTGAACCTGTATTTCAGCGCGGTCACCTATCGCAGTCTCAAGACCACCGTGGCGCTGCGCTTCGAAAACACGGCGCTGGTCCGGAGCCTGGAGCTCGAACGCGACCGCGTGGCCGCGGCCGACCGCGCCAAGACCCGCTTCCTGGCCGCCGCCGGTCACGACTTGCGCCAGCCGGTGCATGCGCTGGGCATGTTCACCGACATCCTGGTCAGCCGCGCCGAGAGCGGCAACGTCACGGCGCAGGACGCGCTGCACGTCGCGCGGCGCCAGCAGACCGTGCTCGACAGCCTGAACCGCCTGCTGGATGGATTGCTGGACGTTTCGCGCATGGATGCGCATCTGTTGCGGATCGAGGGGCGCGCCGTCGATCTCGATCAGCTGTTCGACGACATCCGCCTGGATTTCGAATCGCTGGCCCGCGCGCGCGGCTTGCGGCTGTCGGTCGCGCCCACCTCCCTGGCCCTGGACACCGATCCGGCCTTGCTGCGCCGCATCCTCGACAACCTGCTCACCAATGCCCTGTCGTACACGCCCAAGGGAGGCGTGCTGCTGTCGGCCCGCCGACGGCGCGGCGGCGTACTGATCCAGGTCTGGGACACCGGCGTGGGGATCGCCCCCGAGTTGCAGGAAGCCGTTTTCACCGAGTTCACCCGCGGCGCCGGCGCGCCAGCCTCGCCGCCTGCCGGGCAGGGCCTGGGACTGGGGCTGGCCATCGTGCGCCGCCTGGCGGGCCTGCTGCATGGCGAAATCACGCTGCGGTCGATGCCCGGCAAGGGGTCGGTCTTCTCGCTGTGGCTGCCGGCTGGCATTCCCCCGGCGCATGCAGCCGGCGAAAATTAA
- a CDS encoding WG repeat-containing protein, producing the protein MTSRAFHATRIACAVAALGVSLSAQAQYRYGQANCVDSLMDAAAVYRDQDQYGPTGCIGTLSDDRAAVLLPSALEPIDRVPMDQSLRRHAWGFVDGNGRLAIKPQFERVGDFHHGLAAVRWQGKWGYVDAKGRMAVPPRYDAAFSFVENGLALVMRDGQYQLIDRSGAAVGDAIDPSVESAWLHEGSPARLSVSYREEYRSPDGERRYARDGIRILSHYGKDLFIAIDNHGMYGLLDANWNWRVAPSFSDISQRKGDAVALAIGEEEVVLIDAGGGLIGEGQGYQRMTRVGNAFWSAQLPRKGYALLDASGKTLTTLTPEEAQASTLHDDTLLYLSGETLKAFVPGRAEPVTLGAGLQPVQEEGGYLLLHDAAGQVAGLLTPKGVWLQGDSAPPWLAKASRLTLRQGKLWLSDKDGQLLNALDADGRTVLQPEALQAAQGSQLQDMPLDVPGGPLGLLGQGYCHCNDGGAGLLLADGGVATDQAWNEVVSLDGERDGYAADDDNAEKLGADQLRFAAHTNEGVLLLDGSGKPMDLPMQQYIGAFRQGYALVYAKGVTQLIDRAGKRYALPDYFEAEVVAPGLVRYLKTAAEGDPWGLYDFHAGKEVSAPVFQFIGGFRDGQAAASLGPGKVGVIDLQGKWVVPPRHHDVKRVSDKLWLVQQPGPQENEYRRPTSLVNRDGRALTPFEPGLEASREANGTFLAYNDKQRWVISPDASDALDLQDASYTAMGDWLAVRRADRHGYVDGQGRWQFAPGPVAGTAFQGAPARALLSGDDGARLIDTQGKTVASLPAGEWYWPAGADWLVRRHERQGMPATSYVDTAGKVRLTLAGNATAFSEGQAVVAQPNGGMRAVDEKGVANGPAFDYLGARHDGLSIALVGDQYGYADGQGRMAIAPAYLWASDYTNQRAVVSTREQSMILDASGAVRARVGMECGVRTLYGSYGQRLWPLSLPKGCRR; encoded by the coding sequence ATGACCTCACGCGCGTTTCATGCCACCCGCATCGCCTGCGCCGTCGCCGCGCTCGGCGTTTCCCTGTCCGCCCAGGCGCAGTATCGATATGGCCAGGCCAACTGCGTCGACAGCCTGATGGATGCCGCCGCGGTCTACCGCGACCAGGACCAATACGGCCCCACCGGCTGCATCGGCACGCTGTCGGACGATCGCGCCGCCGTGCTGCTGCCATCCGCCCTGGAGCCGATCGACCGGGTCCCCATGGACCAATCCCTGCGCCGGCACGCCTGGGGTTTCGTCGATGGCAACGGCAGGCTGGCCATCAAGCCACAGTTCGAACGCGTGGGCGACTTCCACCACGGCCTGGCGGCGGTGCGCTGGCAAGGCAAGTGGGGGTACGTCGACGCCAAGGGCCGGATGGCGGTGCCGCCGCGCTACGACGCCGCCTTCAGTTTCGTCGAGAATGGGTTGGCGCTGGTGATGCGCGACGGCCAGTACCAACTGATCGATCGCAGCGGCGCGGCGGTCGGCGACGCGATCGATCCCAGCGTCGAAAGCGCGTGGTTGCACGAAGGGTCGCCAGCCAGGCTATCGGTCAGCTACCGCGAAGAATACCGCTCGCCCGATGGCGAACGGCGCTACGCCCGGGACGGCATCCGCATCCTGTCCCACTATGGCAAGGATCTGTTCATCGCGATCGACAACCACGGGATGTATGGCCTGCTCGACGCCAACTGGAACTGGCGCGTGGCGCCCAGTTTCAGCGACATCTCGCAACGCAAGGGCGACGCCGTGGCGCTGGCTATCGGTGAGGAGGAAGTCGTGCTGATCGACGCCGGCGGCGGACTGATCGGCGAAGGCCAGGGCTATCAACGCATGACGCGCGTGGGCAACGCCTTCTGGAGCGCGCAGCTGCCGCGCAAGGGTTACGCCTTGCTGGACGCCTCGGGCAAGACACTGACGACGCTGACCCCGGAGGAAGCGCAAGCGTCGACGCTCCATGACGATACGCTGCTCTATCTGTCGGGCGAGACGCTCAAGGCGTTCGTTCCCGGCCGTGCCGAGCCGGTAACGCTGGGCGCCGGCCTCCAGCCCGTGCAGGAGGAAGGCGGCTACCTGCTGTTGCACGATGCGGCCGGCCAGGTCGCCGGCTTGCTGACGCCCAAGGGCGTCTGGCTGCAGGGCGACAGCGCGCCGCCCTGGCTGGCGAAAGCCAGCCGGCTGACGCTGCGCCAGGGCAAGCTGTGGCTGTCGGACAAGGACGGCCAACTGCTCAACGCACTCGATGCCGACGGCCGCACGGTGCTGCAGCCCGAAGCGCTGCAAGCGGCGCAAGGCTCGCAATTGCAGGACATGCCGCTGGATGTGCCGGGCGGACCGCTCGGCCTGCTGGGCCAGGGCTATTGCCACTGCAACGACGGCGGCGCGGGCCTGCTGCTGGCCGATGGCGGCGTCGCCACCGACCAGGCCTGGAACGAGGTCGTGTCGCTCGATGGCGAGCGCGATGGCTACGCCGCCGACGACGACAACGCCGAAAAGCTCGGCGCCGATCAATTGCGTTTCGCCGCGCACACCAACGAGGGCGTGCTGTTGCTCGATGGCAGCGGCAAACCGATGGACTTGCCCATGCAGCAATACATCGGCGCCTTCCGGCAGGGCTATGCGCTGGTCTACGCCAAGGGGGTGACGCAGCTGATCGACCGCGCCGGCAAACGCTACGCGTTGCCGGATTATTTCGAGGCCGAAGTGGTCGCGCCCGGCCTGGTGCGCTACTTGAAGACCGCCGCCGAAGGCGATCCCTGGGGCCTGTACGATTTCCACGCCGGCAAGGAGGTGTCGGCCCCGGTGTTCCAGTTCATCGGCGGCTTCCGCGACGGCCAGGCGGCCGCCTCGCTCGGCCCCGGCAAGGTGGGCGTGATCGACCTCCAGGGCAAATGGGTCGTGCCGCCGCGCCACCACGACGTCAAGCGCGTCAGCGACAAACTGTGGCTGGTGCAGCAGCCCGGCCCGCAGGAGAACGAGTATCGTCGCCCCACCTCGCTGGTCAATCGCGACGGGCGCGCCCTGACGCCCTTCGAGCCGGGATTGGAGGCCTCGCGCGAAGCCAACGGCACTTTCCTGGCCTATAACGACAAGCAGCGCTGGGTGATCTCGCCCGACGCCTCCGATGCGCTCGATCTGCAGGACGCCAGCTACACGGCGATGGGCGACTGGCTCGCGGTCCGCCGCGCCGACCGCCACGGCTACGTGGACGGCCAGGGCCGCTGGCAGTTCGCGCCCGGCCCGGTGGCCGGCACGGCGTTCCAGGGCGCGCCGGCGCGGGCGCTGCTCAGCGGCGACGATGGCGCGCGCCTGATCGACACGCAAGGCAAGACCGTCGCCAGCCTGCCGGCCGGTGAGTGGTACTGGCCCGCCGGCGCGGATTGGCTGGTGCGGCGCCACGAACGACAGGGCATGCCGGCCACCTCCTATGTCGACACGGCCGGCAAGGTCCGCCTGACACTGGCCGGCAACGCCACGGCATTCTCGGAAGGCCAGGCGGTGGTCGCGCAGCCCAATGGCGGCATGCGCGCGGTCGACGAGAAGGGCGTGGCGAACGGGCCGGCATTCGACTACCTGGGCGCCCGGCACGACGGCCTTTCGATCGCGCTGGTCGGCGATCAATATGGCTATGCGGACGGACAGGGCCGCATGGCGATCGCGCCGGCCTACCTGTGGGCTTCCGACTACACGAACCAGCGCGCCGTGGTGTCGACCCGGGAGCAGTCGATGATCCTGGACGCAAGCGGCGCCGTGCGGGCCCGTGTCGGCATGGAATGCGGCGTGCGCACGCTCTACGGGAGCTACGGCCAGCGGCTGTGGCCGTTGTCGCTGCCGAAGGGCTGCCGTCGGTGA
- a CDS encoding WG repeat-containing protein: MTRAFALRPLALATLLASFGPLPATAESIADWQQDCVGRTYAINPDVSCNRPYAEGLAAVLTGKASDQAGTWGYIDKQGRMVITPAFQEAESFQNGLAAVQRDGLWGYIDARGNWVIKPRFTRASGFNAEGTALVEAEERDVLINRQGQVLKTFELGTRSWGFEPGQKLAAMEMPQPPQLFNTATGHALTLPADVMTLARPESGYLPAQQRSLRYGGWWGLLDANGRWAIAPGVLRSQQAPLRDGDTLAVYRRDEWEFVRPDGSPLTATRYETVQRVVPGLWLTKPRGKAPFALLDAALKPLYTFTRDYLSVEEADGWKVLADIDAVVLINPAGKHQVVPAVFGDVNVNNGLAWLHGQAPFDASAPDAAGPTSEADAATEADAATQADAATAATAAAEADAAIETAAADTVTAPANIDVAQDPAQVEADAQAVADAAAAGAEAAAAAADAATSADAGGRDPERTLVQIYRPDGTPLLDADTVKQLRQYQVMPFTAKPVGGRSRSARQDRDGLPLALLRPKDYTQLNGILTRAGKIVTNPDWDDMNTYGAVAPLVVQTRERRFGTIDAEGNWVMEPRYAGIGGFKGAYAWARTPDMTRGNAILIDTRGTVQKLPAQVAANGEKLDGDLLYYYTLDERRQRRWGLWNIRGASVAVKPSLDRIDDFEDDWAKAQENDRWGVIDRQGKWIVPATYSGSYDLEYLGNGHLLAREPKSEEASDYGDNYRLINLRTGKRSVVLHDKPQDLKQGRYLAQGKDGATLLFDAQGGMTRLFEGKPDRQEQYGDWIYVQYRASNGAIDARGNLKVSAGTGEFNPFFVQPEGLARVYDGQRYRVMNENGKALLEKLGDGTPLASMKRVVFRDRKNSQSVMTDLQGREITRFKGEFTIEERTASEGVVTYRGDGDRYGFVNADGKRIVGPYFNRLGPLRDGLALARRDQRSGQLLGYIDLTGRYVIAPEFGWADDFHEGRALVRREGLLEFIDKRGATTALFSVMCGEVIVLDGQGKLTWPREKLTCPDAAEMEYAPAPESAKAEQS; this comes from the coding sequence ATGACGCGCGCGTTCGCCCTGCGGCCATTGGCGTTGGCCACGCTGCTGGCCAGCTTCGGCCCCCTGCCCGCCACGGCCGAATCGATCGCGGACTGGCAGCAGGATTGCGTCGGCCGCACGTACGCCATCAACCCCGACGTCAGCTGCAACCGGCCCTATGCCGAAGGGCTGGCCGCGGTGCTGACAGGCAAGGCCAGCGACCAGGCCGGGACCTGGGGCTACATCGACAAGCAAGGCCGCATGGTCATCACGCCGGCGTTCCAGGAAGCCGAGTCGTTCCAGAACGGCCTGGCCGCGGTGCAGCGCGATGGCCTGTGGGGCTATATCGATGCGCGCGGCAACTGGGTCATCAAGCCGCGCTTCACGCGGGCGTCCGGTTTCAACGCCGAAGGCACCGCGCTGGTCGAGGCGGAAGAACGCGACGTGTTGATCAACCGCCAGGGGCAAGTGCTCAAGACCTTCGAACTGGGCACCCGCTCGTGGGGCTTCGAGCCCGGCCAGAAACTCGCGGCGATGGAAATGCCGCAGCCGCCGCAGTTGTTCAACACCGCGACCGGACACGCCCTGACGCTGCCCGCCGACGTGATGACGCTGGCGCGGCCGGAATCGGGCTACCTGCCGGCGCAGCAGCGCAGTCTGCGCTACGGCGGCTGGTGGGGCCTGCTGGATGCCAATGGCCGCTGGGCCATCGCGCCCGGTGTGCTGCGCTCGCAACAGGCGCCGCTGCGCGATGGCGACACGCTGGCCGTGTACCGCCGGGACGAGTGGGAATTCGTGCGCCCCGACGGTTCGCCGCTGACCGCCACCCGTTACGAAACCGTGCAGCGGGTCGTGCCGGGTTTGTGGCTGACCAAACCCCGGGGCAAGGCGCCCTTTGCCTTGCTGGACGCCGCCCTGAAGCCGCTCTACACCTTCACGCGCGACTACCTGAGCGTGGAGGAAGCCGATGGCTGGAAAGTGCTCGCCGACATCGACGCGGTGGTGCTGATAAACCCGGCGGGCAAGCACCAGGTGGTCCCGGCGGTTTTTGGCGATGTCAATGTCAACAACGGCCTGGCCTGGCTTCATGGCCAGGCGCCGTTCGATGCGTCCGCGCCCGACGCGGCCGGGCCGACGAGCGAGGCCGATGCGGCGACCGAGGCTGATGCCGCAACCCAGGCCGATGCTGCGACCGCGGCCACTGCCGCGGCCGAGGCCGATGCCGCGATCGAAACCGCGGCCGCCGACACGGTGACCGCCCCGGCCAACATCGACGTGGCCCAGGATCCGGCCCAGGTCGAAGCCGACGCGCAGGCGGTGGCCGACGCCGCCGCCGCGGGTGCCGAAGCCGCCGCCGCGGCCGCGGACGCCGCCACCAGCGCGGACGCCGGCGGCAGGGATCCCGAAAGGACGCTGGTGCAGATCTACCGGCCCGACGGCACGCCGCTGCTGGATGCAGACACGGTAAAGCAGCTGCGGCAATACCAGGTCATGCCCTTCACCGCCAAGCCTGTCGGCGGCAGGTCCCGCAGCGCGCGGCAGGACCGCGATGGACTGCCGCTGGCCCTGCTGCGCCCGAAGGACTATACGCAGCTGAACGGCATCCTGACGCGCGCCGGCAAGATCGTCACCAATCCGGATTGGGACGACATGAACACCTATGGAGCCGTCGCGCCGCTGGTGGTACAGACCCGCGAACGCCGGTTCGGCACCATCGACGCCGAAGGCAACTGGGTCATGGAACCCCGTTACGCCGGCATTGGCGGCTTCAAGGGCGCCTATGCCTGGGCCCGCACGCCCGACATGACGCGGGGCAACGCGATCCTTATCGATACCCGCGGCACGGTGCAGAAGCTGCCGGCGCAGGTCGCGGCCAACGGCGAGAAGCTCGACGGCGATCTGCTCTACTACTACACGCTGGATGAACGGCGCCAGCGCCGCTGGGGCCTGTGGAACATCCGCGGCGCCAGCGTGGCCGTCAAACCATCGCTGGACCGCATCGACGATTTCGAGGACGACTGGGCCAAGGCGCAGGAAAACGATCGCTGGGGCGTCATCGACCGCCAAGGCAAATGGATCGTGCCCGCCACCTATTCCGGCAGCTACGACCTCGAATACCTGGGCAACGGCCACCTGCTGGCGCGCGAACCGAAAAGCGAGGAGGCCTCCGATTACGGCGACAACTACCGCCTGATCAACCTGCGCACCGGCAAGCGCAGCGTGGTGCTGCACGACAAGCCGCAGGATCTCAAGCAGGGCCGTTACCTGGCGCAAGGCAAGGACGGCGCCACGCTGCTGTTCGACGCGCAGGGCGGCATGACCCGCCTGTTCGAAGGCAAACCCGATCGCCAGGAACAATATGGCGACTGGATCTATGTGCAATACCGCGCCAGCAACGGCGCGATCGATGCGCGCGGCAATCTCAAGGTTTCCGCCGGCACTGGCGAGTTCAACCCGTTCTTCGTCCAACCCGAAGGCCTGGCCCGCGTCTACGACGGCCAGCGCTACCGCGTGATGAACGAGAACGGCAAGGCGCTGCTGGAAAAGCTTGGCGACGGCACGCCGCTGGCGTCGATGAAGCGCGTGGTGTTCCGCGACCGCAAGAACTCGCAAAGCGTCATGACCGATCTGCAGGGCCGCGAGATCACGCGCTTCAAGGGGGAATTCACGATCGAGGAGCGCACCGCCAGCGAAGGCGTGGTGACCTACCGCGGCGACGGCGACCGCTATGGGTTCGTCAACGCCGATGGCAAGCGTATCGTCGGGCCGTACTTCAACCGTCTGGGCCCCCTGCGCGACGGGCTGGCCCTGGCCAGGCGCGACCAGCGCAGCGGCCAGTTGCTGGGCTATATCGATCTGACGGGCCGCTACGTGATCGCGCCTGAATTCGGCTGGGCCGATGACTTCCACGAAGGCCGCGCGCTGGTGCGGCGCGAAGGCCTGCTGGAGTTCATCGACAAACGCGGCGCCACCACGGCGCTGTTCAGCGTCATGTGCGGCGAGGTCATCGTGCTGGATGGGCAGGGCAAGCTGACCTGGCCGCGCGAAAAGCTCACCTGCCCCGACGCCGCCGAAATGGAATACGCGCCCGCCCCCGAATCCGCCAAAGCAGAACAATCATGA